From the genome of Impatiens glandulifera chromosome 9, dImpGla2.1, whole genome shotgun sequence, one region includes:
- the LOC124914997 gene encoding patatin-like protein 2, whose amino-acid sequence MDNSSKKVGVSRKGKIVTVLSIDGGGIKGIIPATLLAYLESKLQELDGPSVRIADYFDVVAGTSTGGLVTAMLTVPGADGRPLYEAKKITSFFLENCPKIFPQTSGWNLLANMGKMIGTMTGPRYDGKYLRQLLKEQIGTLTIKQTVTDVVIPTFDIKNLQPIIFSTDDAKIEVSKDALLVDVCLGTSAAPTYLPAHSFETKYADGTTRTFDLVDGAIAANNPTQIAVTHIVTEILLGKFEFLENREKVGISRMLVLSLGTGEAKMEQRFSADQVSNWGIFSWIINMKGSSPIIDCFSAASSDMVDIHVSTLFQAVHAQDNYLRIQEDSLTGDSSSLDVATSENLNRLVEIGDELLKKKVSRVNLETGIFEPVIGGGAGTNQEALDSFALRLSDERKYRQGIQVSNSSESTYI is encoded by the exons atggatAATTCGAGCAAGAAGGTGGGTGTTAGCCGGAAAGGGAAGATAGTGACCGTGCTAAGCATCGACGGCGGGGGCATAAAGGGAATCATTCCGGCAACTCTCCTCGCCTATCTTGAATCCAAACTTCAG GAACTGGACGGGCCGAGCGTGAGGATTGCTGATTATTTTGATGTGGTTGCCGGAACCAGCACCGGAGGTCTTGTAACCGCCATGCTCACCGTCCCCGGAGCTGATGGTCGGCCGCTCTATGAGGCCAAGAAAATAACCAGCTTCTTTTTAGAAAACTGTCCCAAGATTTTCCCACAGACCAg CGGGTGGAACCTATTAGCGAACATGGGAAAAATGATTGGCACGATGACTGGACCAAGATATGACGGCAAGTACTTGAGGCAACTATTGAAGGAACAAATCGGGACTCTCACGATAAAACAAACTGTAACTGACGTCGTCATCCCAACGTTCGACATCAAGAATCTTCAACCCATCATCTTCTCCACCGATGAC gcAAAGATTGAAGTGTCCAAGGATGCTCTATTGGTTGACGTGTGCCTAGGGACATCAGCAGCTCCGACATATCTTCCGGCACATTCTTTTGAGACTAAGTATGCCGACGGCACAACACGCACATTTGATCTTGTTGACGGCGCAATTGCAGCAAATAACCCG ACACAAATAGCAGTTACTCACATAGTAACAGAGATATTGCTGGGAAAGTTTGAGTTCTTAGAGAATAGAGAGAAGGTGGGGATTAGTAGGATGCTGGTATTATCACTAGGAACAGGGGAAGCAAAGATGGAACAGAGGTTTAGCGCAGATCAGGTCTCAAACTGGGGAATCTTCTCATGGATCATCAACATGAAAGGCTCCAGTCCTATCATCGATTGCTTTAGTGCCGCCAGCTCCGACATGGTCGACATTCATGTTTCCACTCTTTTCCAAGCCGTTCATGCTCAGGATAACTATCTTCGCATTCAG gaGGATTCTTTAACCGGGGACTCTTCGAGTTTGGACGTTGCAACGAGTGAGAACTTGAACAGGCTGGTGGAGATTGGTGATGAATTGCTGAAGAAGAAGGTGTCCAGGGTTAACTTGGAGACTGGCATTTTTGAGCCAGTAATTGGGGGAGGAGCAGGCACCAACCAGGAAGCCCTGGACAGCTTTGCGCTGCGTCTTTCTGATGAAAGAAAATACCGTCAAGGAATCCAAGTATCCAACTCTTCTGAATCAACGTACATATAA